GGCATCGGCTCACCAGCCGACCGGTACGCCCGCACGATGGGCGCCACCGCCTACTTCACCGCCGGTCCCAACGCGGCGATGCTCGACCCGGCGCTGTCCGAGGACGCCCTCAGCCTGCTGCCCGGCCAGGACCGCCGAGCGGTCACCGTCTCGATGCTGATCGCACCCGACGGCGGCGTCACCGGCGTGGAGCTGGGCCTCAGCTGGATCCGCCCTGCCGCGCGGCTCTCCTACGCCGCGGTCGAGGCCTACCTGGCCGATCCGGGACCGCGGCCGCTGATGCAGGGCGCCCACGGGCCCAACGGCGCCGACGCCGACGCGCTGCCGCACGTCACCGTCGCCGTGATGGCGCTCGCCGAGGCCGCCCGCCGCCTGGGCGCGGAGCGCGACGCCCGCGACACCCTCGAGGACCTGTTCTCCGCAGCCGAGTTCGAGGCCGCGGTCGTCGACGGGAAGATCCGGGCCGTCGAGGCCGACCCCCACCCCCGCGCGCAGCGCGTCGTGGAGCGGCTCATGGTGGCCGCCAACGAAGCGGTCGCCGGATGGGCCAGCGCCCGCGGGCTGGCGCTGCTCTACCGCGGGCACGTCGGCTTCGCGCCCGACCGGCTGCCCCGGCTGCTGGCGGCGGCCGAGGCGATCGGCGAGCCGTTCGCGGAGGGCGACGCCGTCCAGCCCCGCCACCTGGTCGCCCTCGTGGAGCGCCTGCAGGACGGGGGTCGCCACGACGAGGCGGCCGCCCTGGCGACGGTCGCCACCGGCGTGGTGGCCCGAGCCGGGTACACCGCGACCCCGTCCAGCCACGAGGCGATGGGGTCGGGTGCCTACACCCACTTCACGTCGCCGCTGCGGCGCTACGCCGACCTGGTGGTGCACCGCCAGCTCCGCGCGGCTCTGGCCGGGGAGACCCCGCCCTACGACGAGGCGGAGCTCGCGTCGCTCGCGGTGTGGCTCGACGCCCGCGGCGGTGCGGCCGGGCACGCCCAGGCGCTGGAGCGCAACGCCCTGTGGGCGGTCCTGCTCGACCGTCGTGCGGTGTCCTTCCCCACGCCGGGGACGATCGTCGGCATCTCCCGCAACGGCCTTCGGATCCGCTTGACCGTCCCCGGCCTGACCGGGTTCATGTCCGCCGCGCGGGCGCTGGGCGTCTCGCCGAAGGAGCGGGTGTCGCTCGAGCTCGACGAGCGCGAGCTCGCCACCGTCGACGGCCAGTACGCGATCGGCGGGTCGATCAAGGTCCGCCTGGACCGCTTGGACGAGCTCGGCCGACCGGACCTCAAGCCGGCCTGAGCCGGGCGCGCCCGGTCAGCCGGCGATCACCCCCCGGCGATCGGGCAGGTCGACCCGCGGGTGAGCGTCTCCAGGATGCGCCCGTGGGCGAGGAACGACGTGGCCAGCAGCGCGACCTCGGCGATCTCAGCGTCGTCGAGGTGCGCGCGCAGCGCGGCGTAGGTCTCCTCGGTGACCCGCGCGTGGTCGCCGGCCAGCGCGCTCGCGTAGTCGACCGCCACCCGCTCGCGCGCGCTCAGCAGCGCCGAGCCGGGGTCGGCGATGGCCGCGATGACGTCCTCGTCGACGCCGTCGCGGCGGGCGCCGGGACGGCGCACGCCCTGGCACACCGGGCAGCCGGTCTGCGCGGCGACGGCGAGCCGGATCAGCTCGGTCAGCCGGGGGCCGAGCGGTGAGGACAGCCAGCGCTCGAAGTGGACGCGCAGCGCGTCGGCGGCGTGCTCCGGGGCGGCGCTGAGGAAGCGCAGCAGCTCGTTGCCGTCGTCGACGGGCACCCCCTCGTCGTCGAGGACAGCCCACTCGCGGAGGGAGGGGTGGATCGCCGTGCCGGGCGGGAGCGGGGTGGCGGTGACCATGTGGGTCTCGGTGGCGGACATGCCGGCAACCTACCTCGAACCTACCGGTCGTTCGGTAGGTGCTCGTCAGCGCCAGCCGGCGGGGTCCACCCCTCCGGGCACGTCGGCGTGGGGGTCGTAGGGGGTGCGGGTGAAGATGAACGAGCCCAGGTCGAGGTGGCGGGTGGTGCCGTCGCCGCGGCGGACGGCGGTGAGCACCTCGCCGGCGTAGTAGCCGTCGCGGCCGACCCAGGTGCCGTCGTCGCGCGGGGCGAACCGCGAGACCCGCCCGCTCCCCTCCATGGGGGCCAGGTGCAGCTCGCCGTCGGCCAGGCGCAGCACGTGGGCGCGCGGCCCCC
The window above is part of the Euzebya sp. genome. Proteins encoded here:
- a CDS encoding RNB domain-containing ribonuclease produces the protein MQVTGRFTPHPRGFGFVEPRPTAAGTPPVVVDDDGTSHRVDSAFVPPDVARGWIADDTVTAQLVVDDKGRLNAASLALVSRQRRFVVGELQPFAGKMVLQPDARLGHGELPMPDEMSARLRHGEGKQIVATLSPAGRASCAALVAGPLPTFAPSAVRARAVVIAHGGATPDSIPGGPEAVGLPAVETNTTVLRATGRMAAGQAGLAAGLSPDEGPVPGPHAPLEDRRSEIQVTIDDDSSKDLDDALSGAWSGGADDPVLVKVHIADAAGTVGIGSPADRYARTMGATAYFTAGPNAAMLDPALSEDALSLLPGQDRRAVTVSMLIAPDGGVTGVELGLSWIRPAARLSYAAVEAYLADPGPRPLMQGAHGPNGADADALPHVTVAVMALAEAARRLGAERDARDTLEDLFSAAEFEAAVVDGKIRAVEADPHPRAQRVVERLMVAANEAVAGWASARGLALLYRGHVGFAPDRLPRLLAAAEAIGEPFAEGDAVQPRHLVALVERLQDGGRHDEAAALATVATGVVARAGYTATPSSHEAMGSGAYTHFTSPLRRYADLVVHRQLRAALAGETPPYDEAELASLAVWLDARGGAAGHAQALERNALWAVLLDRRAVSFPTPGTIVGISRNGLRIRLTVPGLTGFMSAARALGVSPKERVSLELDERELATVDGQYAIGGSIKVRLDRLDELGRPDLKPA
- a CDS encoding carboxymuconolactone decarboxylase family protein, coding for MSATETHMVTATPLPPGTAIHPSLREWAVLDDEGVPVDDGNELLRFLSAAPEHAADALRVHFERWLSSPLGPRLTELIRLAVAAQTGCPVCQGVRRPGARRDGVDEDVIAAIADPGSALLSARERVAVDYASALAGDHARVTEETYAALRAHLDDAEIAEVALLATSFLAHGRILETLTRGSTCPIAGG